Part of the Chloracidobacterium thermophilum B genome is shown below.
CAGGGCCAGTTGGCGCTGCGCATTGGCGATACGGCCAGCGCCATCCCACGGCTGCTGGAAGCGACCCGGCTGGTGCCGGCTTCCTCGATTGCCAACTATGCCTTGGGGCTGGCCTATCTGGCCGCCAACCAGCCGGCCGAAGCCACCACTGCCTTCCAGCGGGCGATTGCCGCCAATCCCGTGCTGCCCATGGCGCACTACGGCCTGGGGCTGGCTTTGCTGCGGCGCGGTCAGTCGCGCGAAGCCATCGCCAGTCTGGAACGCGCTGAAGCCCTGGGTTACGCGCCGCCGGAACTGCCGTTGCAGCTTGCCCGCGCACTGGTGGCCCAACGGGCATATAGTGCGGCTATCGAGCGCTTGCGGCCGCTGATGCTGTCGCCTTCAGTTGAGGTGCTCGTTACGCTGGGCGACGCCTACGCCGGGCAGAAGAAAACCGATATGGCGCGGGAAGCTTACGAAACCGCCCTGCAACGCAACCCATCCTCGCCCTTGCCCCATGCGCGCTTGGGCGAAATGTTGTTCCGCGCCAAAAAGTACAAGGAAGCGCGCCCGTATCTTCAGCAGGCTGTGGAGCTGGACCCGGACGGGCAGCAGGTCAACACGACCGAACTGCGTACGCTGCTCCAGAAGGCTGCCGGCAAGAAAAAGTAGAAAGGCAGCGGGTGCAAAGGTGTCCGCTTGCGGGACGCAACATTGGCTGCAAAGTGCCGAAAACCTGGATAGGCCGCCCTGCGCCGTTATGTTTCACTGTTGGGAGCCAGGCACCAATGAAGGTCAACCCGTCAGCAAATCCGTCAGTGTCTTCCCGTCCGACCGGCAAACCGTCCACTCCGCCACCGACGCGCGGCTTTAATGACCTGCTCAGCCAGCTCGATGAACTGACCGAAGGCGAAGCTCCCGGCCAGCCTGACGCGGCCACCCCGTTGGGACAGGACTTCCTGCACGACACCCAGGCCGAAAGCGCCGGCGCGTCTGACCACAAACAGACTGCCGAAGACGACCGAAAGACCCCGACCGCCGCCGAGGATGCGGCCCGCGCGGCCATGCTCCCGACCAACCGGGAAATCCGCCCGGAAGCCACGGCCGAAGTGACGCCGCGCCGTATCCTGCACATCCTCGACATGGAAAAAATCGTGGCGACGGTGCGCACGCAGACCTTTTCCGGCAACGAAGCGCAGGCCACGATTCAGCTCAGCCATTCAGTGCTGCACGGGCTGAGCATCACGCTACAAACTGACGCCCGCGGCCGTGTCTCGGCGGAAATCACGGCCACGACCGAAGCCGCCAAGCGCATCGTGGATGCCCACGCGCGCGAACTCAATGAACTGCTCCAGGCGCGGGGTCTCGATGTGGTTTCCTTCTCGACCAGACTGGCCGGCGCGGACGCCGGGGCGTCATCCGGCAACGGCGGCGATGGCCCGGCAGCGTCACCTTTCGGGCAGCACCAGATGACCGACACAGTGGCCGAAAGCGTGGAAACCACGGACGCCACTACCCCGGCGGCGCTGTCCGGCAGCGAGAACATCTACACGGCCTGAACGGCCGTGCCATCCACCGCAGCCTGCATCGTGCGGCAGAACTGCTCCACTGCCGGCCCGAAGTCTTCCCCGGCGGCGCGGATGATTTCAATGATCCGCGAGCCGGTGATGACCCCATCCGCGCCGAGCGCCACCATGTGTTGCGCGGCCGCCGGCGTCGAAACCCCGAATCCGACACAGAGCGGCAGGTCCACAACGGCGCGCGCCCGCTCCAGCGTCGCCCGGAGTTGGTTGTCGAAGTGCGTCTGGCTGCCGGTGATGCCCAAGCGGGAGACGACATAGAGAAAGCCCTCCGCCAGTGCAGCCAACCGCTCCAACCGCGCAGCATCGGTCAGCGGAGAGACCATAAAAATCGGCGCAATGCCGGCCTGTTTGGCGGCAGCCGTCGTCTCGTGGGCCATTTCCGGCGGCAGGTCGGCAATGAGAACACCATCCGCGCCGGCTGCGCGTACATCGGCAAAAAACCGCCCGGCCTCACGGGCCGCCACCGTGTTGTGATAGACCAGCAGACCAATGGGAATGTCGGCATCCCGTTGCCGTACCTGGGCGATGAGCGCCAGCGCATCGTCAACTCCGAAACCGGACGCCAGCACGTCGTGGGTGGCCTGCTGGATGACCGGCCCATCGGCAATCGGGTCACTGAAGGCAATGCCCAGTTCCAGCGCCGTCGCGCCGCCGGCCAGCATGGCCTCGATGCTGGCCAGGCAGCGCGCCCGGTCAGGGAAGCCGAGAACGGTGAAGGGAATGAAGGCTTTTCGTCCAGCCTGGCGAAGCGCGGCAAACCGCGCGGCATACCGATTCATGGTTGGTAAGGGTTCGTTCGTGCGGGAGTGTTGGATTCAGGAAGCATAGCGCAGCGGATCGGTTGCGCCAGCCTCGGCAAATCCTTTCAGACGAAAACGGCAGCTATCACAGCGGCCGCAGGCGAGTCCTTCCGGCGTCGGGTCATAGCAACTGTGTGTCAGGCCGTAGTCTATGCCCAGCTCCAGTCCACGCCGGATGATTTCGGCCTTGGTCAGCGTGATGAGCGGCGCGTGAATCTTCCACGGCCGGGCGCCTTCAACGCCGGCGCGGGTCGCCAGTTTGGCCATGGCTTCGTAGGCGCGCAGATATTCCGGCCGGCAATCGGGATAACCGGCGTAGTCATAGACGTTGACACCCAGAAAAATATCCGTGCACGCCAGGGTTTCCGCCCAGGCGAGCGCAAAGGAAAGAAAAATCGTGTTGCGGGCCGGAACGTACGTTGGCGGAATTCCCACGCTTTCAAGCGGGCGGTCTTTGGGTACGGGCAGATCAGAGGTCAGCGCCGAACCGCCGATGGCGCGCAGGTCGAACGTCACCACCAGATGGCGGGCCACGTTGAACGCCGCTGCCACCCGGCGGGCGGCTTCCAGCTCCAGCCGGTGCCGCTGTCCGTAGTCGAACGACAGGGCATGGCAGGTGAAGCCTTCGGCCTGGGCAATGGCCAGCGCGGTGGTCGAGTCAAGTCCACCGCTCAGCAGAACGACTGCCGGGCGGGATGAATGGCTCATCTGCGACATAGGGTGACTTCACGTGCGGGCATGATGGGGGCGGCAGGCATCACTGGCGGCTGTCGAAGACAACCTTGCCGAGATCACGCTCAACCCGGCGTTGGGCGCGCAGCCGTTCGGCTTCTTCGAGTTCCAGTGTGATGATGGGGAATTCATAGAGCACCTGCCCTTGGGCATCGGTGCGTATCTCGCCGGGCAGGTCGCGCACCAGCCGCGCCAGGATGTCTTCGACGGTCTTTTTTGAGAGTGGTTCGGGCCCGCCGGGCTGATTGACAATATGCAGCACCTGTTCCGGCGTTTGCGCCCGGCCGCGGTTGAGAAAGATGGCGCGCATGACCCTGCGGCGTTGGTTTTCGGCGTTGCGGCGCGCCTCCCGCCGCAGTACCACCGGCAGGCGCAGCAGGGGCACGGCAAAAAAGATGACCGAAAAAAGCAGGGGCACGGTTCCCAGCCAGAACAGCGACAGGGCCTCCCCGAACGCACCGGACAGGATGATAAGCGAAAACAGCAGGTTGAAGCCGTTGAGAAAGACAATCAGGACATTCATCTGGGGCGTATTGCCGGTCAGAAAGTGCGGCGGCTCGTATTCGTCCCAGTAGTACACAATGCGGCCTTCATCCTCGCCGGCAGTGCGCAGCAGCCGGTCAAACAGCCCGTACATCAGCTTGCGGTCGCTAATCCGAATATCGCCCTGAAAGCGTCCGATGCAATCGGAGAACAGAAGCGCCGCCGGCATCGAATCCAGTCCCGTCAGCGCCTTGATTTCGGAAACAAACAGGATTCCCTTGTTGCGGCGCACATAGGCGGCGATTTCCTTCTGGTTTTCGAGTGGGTCACGGGTTACGCGCGGCGGCCCGAAAACGAAGTCATACACGGAAGCAATAAAGCTCTTTTTGGCGGGTTGTGCCGTCTGGGCGTTCTTCGGCTGGAAGGGGGAAAGGGGGGCGGATTTGGGCTGGTAGGTTGCATACCGATAGCCATGCTGATCGGTCTGGTAGGTTGTCGTCGCCGCCGCCGTCCCCCAGTCGAAAATGGCCACGAACAGCCGCGCGGCGTAGTAGATCAGGTGAAACGGAGCCGCACTCTGCGAGCGTCGTCCCTTGCTTTTGTTGCCTCCCGCAAACAGCAGTGCAATGACGGCCATCACGAGTATGGTGAGGAAAATCAGAAAATAGACCACCAGTGTGATGGCAATCCACGCCTTGAAAAACAGGACAAAGCCTTTCCACAACAGCTCCAGAAATTCGTCGAGATATTCGCGGAATGATTTTTCATCGCGGCGGTGCAGTCGCGGGCCGAAGTCGTAGATGAGGTCGCCGTTTTCCGTGACCTGAAGAACGCAGTCATAGCGCATAAGCAGTTCACGGAGCGCAGCTTCGGCTTCGTCAATGGACAGTCCCGTGGTTGCGGCCGCCTCAGTGAGGGTCAACCGTTTGGCGCCTTCCGCCAGCCGGCGTTCCATCACGCTGAATCGTTCTGCCGGAGTGAGGTTGGTCATAGAGGTGTTGGACTGAAGCAGGATCGGGACGAAGCAAGCATACGCAAGCTGCCGCCCGCCAGGCAAAATGCGGCCGCAGGGGTCCGAAAACCCGGTTGGTGCCACCACACCGGACAAGGCGACACTCAGAAAGCGGCCACTCAGACCGGACGGTAGGCGGTGGCGGTCGCCGGTCGCTCGACAAAGAGCGTCGCGCCGGCCGCCGCCAGCAGGCTTGCTCCGCCCAGCAGTACGACAGAGAGCGGGTTGCCGCCAAACACGTATTTGACGAGCGGCTGGAAGGTCAGCGCCGCCGCAATTTCAGGCAGCACGATGAAGAAATTGAAGACGCCCATAAAGACGCCCATCCGGTGGCCGGGCAGGGCGCGCGCCAGAATGGCGTAGGGCATCGAGAGAATCGAGGCCCAGGCAATGCCGACGCCAACCATGGCGACCAGCAGCCAGTAGCGGTTGGCGACGAGTCCCGTTGAGAGCAGGCCCAGCCCGCCGCAGGTGAGGGCGATGGCATGGACGGTTGCACAGCCATGACGCGCTGCCAGCTTGGGCAGGGCAAAGGCCACGACAAAACAGACGACCGAATACGTGGCAAAGCAGATACCACCCCAGTTGATGCCTTCATCGTAGGCGGAAGCCTTTGGATCAGCCGCCCCGAAGACATGACGCGCGATGGCCGGGCCAAAAAACAGCCACATGCAGAACAGCCCCAGCCAGGTCAACACCTGCACCACAGCCAGCCGCTTCATCACCGATGGCATGGCCGTCAGGGCATTTCCAATGTCGCCAACCCAGTCAAAGACACCGGCCTGCGCCTTCGCCCGGCGGAACGCCTCCAGGTCAGAGGGCGGGTCTTCGGGCGTCGTCAGTACCGTGACAAGTACCGCGCCCAGAAACGCTGCTGCACCAAGTTGGAAGGAGTAGAGCGTTGCCAGCGGTACGCCATTGGCGGCGCGCCCGGTGATGTCCAGCCATTCGCGCAGGATGTAGGGAAGAACATTCGCCAGTGTTGCGCCAACGCCGATGAAAAAGCTCTGCATGACGAAGCCCAGCGGACGCTGTTCGTCGTCCAGCCGGTCGGCGACAAAGGCCCGAAACGGCTCCATGCTGATGTTGATGCTGCTGTCGAGCACCCAGAGCAGCGTTGCCGCAACCCACA
Proteins encoded:
- the queC gene encoding 7-cyano-7-deazaguanine synthase QueC, which translates into the protein MSQMSHSSRPAVVLLSGGLDSTTALAIAQAEGFTCHALSFDYGQRHRLELEAARRVAAAFNVARHLVVTFDLRAIGGSALTSDLPVPKDRPLESVGIPPTYVPARNTIFLSFALAWAETLACTDIFLGVNVYDYAGYPDCRPEYLRAYEAMAKLATRAGVEGARPWKIHAPLITLTKAEIIRRGLELGIDYGLTHSCYDPTPEGLACGRCDSCRFRLKGFAEAGATDPLRYAS
- a CDS encoding MFS transporter, producing MNFGFLGIQFGWGLQMANMSAIYEKLGAQPDEIPLLWLAAPMTGLIVQPIVGALSDRTWTRLGRRRPYFLTGAILASLALFAMPHAPALWVAATLLWVLDSSINISMEPFRAFVADRLDDEQRPLGFVMQSFFIGVGATLANVLPYILREWLDITGRAANGVPLATLYSFQLGAAAFLGAVLVTVLTTPEDPPSDLEAFRRAKAQAGVFDWVGDIGNALTAMPSVMKRLAVVQVLTWLGLFCMWLFFGPAIARHVFGAADPKASAYDEGINWGGICFATYSVVCFVVAFALPKLAARHGCATVHAIALTCGGLGLLSTGLVANRYWLLVAMVGVGIAWASILSMPYAILARALPGHRMGVFMGVFNFFIVLPEIAAALTFQPLVKYVFGGNPLSVVLLGGASLLAAAGATLFVERPATATAYRPV
- a CDS encoding tetratricopeptide repeat protein, giving the protein MTRQSGAMLVGLLIGLMGGNWSEASCLAQESNIERRLKGEPKPAEPAPDPEPAPTSDRKAAPRPRTPAPPRKKPVPVAEPAPPAAPPDEAPPKPLDILVTVNVPKADILIGEKVVGVARRDQPLKLQLLPGVVRISATSENYLPFSQEVEIIPETKRLDIALDYDVGALFARYENPRTTNLVTAEEWEALVETANRHIEAGDLRIEYRALGLLGQGQLALRIGDTASAIPRLLEATRLVPASSIANYALGLAYLAANQPAEATTAFQRAIAANPVLPMAHYGLGLALLRRGQSREAIASLERAEALGYAPPELPLQLARALVAQRAYSAAIERLRPLMLSPSVEVLVTLGDAYAGQKKTDMAREAYETALQRNPSSPLPHARLGEMLFRAKKYKEARPYLQQAVELDPDGQQVNTTELRTLLQKAAGKKK
- the trpA gene encoding tryptophan synthase subunit alpha, whose product is MNRYAARFAALRQAGRKAFIPFTVLGFPDRARCLASIEAMLAGGATALELGIAFSDPIADGPVIQQATHDVLASGFGVDDALALIAQVRQRDADIPIGLLVYHNTVAAREAGRFFADVRAAGADGVLIADLPPEMAHETTAAAKQAGIAPIFMVSPLTDAARLERLAALAEGFLYVVSRLGITGSQTHFDNQLRATLERARAVVDLPLCVGFGVSTPAAAQHMVALGADGVITGSRIIEIIRAAGEDFGPAVEQFCRTMQAAVDGTAVQAV
- the fliK gene encoding flagellar hook-length control protein FliK encodes the protein MSSRPTGKPSTPPPTRGFNDLLSQLDELTEGEAPGQPDAATPLGQDFLHDTQAESAGASDHKQTAEDDRKTPTAAEDAARAAMLPTNREIRPEATAEVTPRRILHILDMEKIVATVRTQTFSGNEAQATIQLSHSVLHGLSITLQTDARGRVSAEITATTEAAKRIVDAHARELNELLQARGLDVVSFSTRLAGADAGASSGNGGDGPAASPFGQHQMTDTVAESVETTDATTPAALSGSENIYTA